One window of uncultured Trichococcus sp. genomic DNA carries:
- the thiM gene encoding hydroxyethylthiazole kinase, whose amino-acid sequence MFKTLFENVQQQTPLVHCITNYVTVNDVANVLLAAGGSPIMADAPEEVADITSICTALNLNIGTLNSRAVESMLLAGRQANALSHPVVLDPVGAGASPFRTETTHRLMEEIAFTVIKGNISEMKTIHSGSGTTKGVDADVSDAVTEETLESTIAFAKQLADRNDAVIAITGAIDIVADRDKAYIIRNGHPQMAKVSGTGCMLSGLIAAYCGANQEQLLEATAAAVCLMGVSGELAYERMIRNATGTSSYRSYIIDEISKMSAEILEGSAKIESR is encoded by the coding sequence ATGTTCAAAACGCTATTCGAAAATGTCCAGCAGCAGACGCCGCTGGTCCACTGCATCACCAATTATGTCACCGTCAATGATGTCGCCAATGTCCTATTGGCAGCCGGAGGGTCCCCGATCATGGCGGATGCCCCCGAGGAAGTCGCGGATATCACAAGCATCTGCACCGCCCTGAACCTGAACATCGGGACCTTGAACAGCCGAGCCGTGGAGTCCATGCTACTGGCAGGGCGCCAAGCCAATGCGCTCTCCCATCCCGTCGTTCTGGACCCGGTCGGCGCCGGGGCCTCCCCTTTCAGGACCGAAACGACCCACAGACTGATGGAGGAAATTGCCTTCACCGTGATAAAAGGGAACATTTCGGAAATGAAGACGATCCATTCCGGAAGCGGCACGACAAAAGGCGTGGATGCCGATGTCAGCGATGCCGTAACCGAAGAGACACTAGAATCAACAATTGCTTTCGCCAAACAGTTGGCCGACAGGAATGATGCGGTCATCGCAATCACCGGCGCGATCGATATCGTTGCGGACCGGGACAAAGCCTACATCATCCGCAACGGACATCCGCAGATGGCGAAGGTGTCCGGAACCGGCTGCATGCTTTCGGGACTGATCGCCGCCTATTGCGGAGCCAACCAGGAGCAGCTGCTGGAGGCCACCGCGGCAGCGGTATGCCTGATGGGGGTCAGCGGCGAGTTGGCTTACGAAAGGATGATCCGCAATGCCACAGGGACGTCATCCTACCGCAGCTACATCATCGATGAAATCAGCAAGATGTCGGCCGAAATACTGGAAGGGAGCGCTAAAATTGAGAGTAGATAA
- a CDS encoding prolyl oligopeptidase family serine peptidase translates to MRRKTFSTIFTLGITAGLLAGCGSGESADQQDSAQQESVQSAAAYDGIVKTSIYVKGYEGGPGVPKLIIELEDAVDSVDPSGWQVMTAGAERTVTDVYTSDENGNPQENSNFIAIDMETGFNDATFSVIGSPFTYNTTTSMNEWSPVYEVAIAAPSITIEDEDYSLSITEDAVNNRISPDTDLFTARGTFSGTYVNPMTDQEEELTLSTAAYEPEELAEGEVNPLVIWLHGQGEGGTDPDIAILGNEVSALAKEEIQSYFQTDNVTGTYVLAVQTPTYWMDEGDGTNGNGSGISRYTEILMDTINDYVAAHPDVDTDRIYLGGCSNGGYMTMNMVIQYPDYFAAAYPVCEAYAYYEYERNSDGTYVKTNDEATGTSSFVKTDQVWFTEEKIQAIKDLPIWLVQSEDDPVVVPMNYMLPTYQALVQAGAENTWMSYYETVEGTDSPGTTYLGHFSWVYLFNNQVTGVQDKEAIAAATDAETFGAEPSNTTGGGAATATVGETTYANIFEWLNAQSR, encoded by the coding sequence ATGAGACGTAAGACATTCAGCACTATTTTTACATTAGGGATAACGGCAGGCTTGCTTGCCGGTTGCGGTTCCGGAGAATCGGCGGATCAACAGGATTCAGCCCAACAAGAAAGTGTGCAATCAGCCGCTGCCTACGATGGCATCGTCAAGACCAGCATCTATGTGAAAGGCTATGAAGGAGGACCGGGCGTACCGAAACTCATCATCGAGTTGGAGGATGCGGTCGACAGTGTCGATCCAAGCGGCTGGCAGGTCATGACGGCCGGGGCGGAACGCACGGTGACGGACGTCTACACATCCGATGAGAACGGGAACCCGCAGGAAAACTCAAACTTCATCGCGATCGATATGGAGACCGGTTTCAATGATGCGACGTTCAGCGTGATTGGATCCCCGTTCACTTACAATACGACGACATCGATGAATGAGTGGTCCCCAGTTTATGAAGTCGCAATCGCTGCGCCTTCGATCACAATCGAGGATGAGGACTACTCTTTGAGCATCACGGAGGATGCCGTGAACAACCGCATCTCACCGGATACCGATTTGTTTACCGCCAGAGGGACTTTCAGCGGCACCTACGTGAATCCGATGACGGATCAAGAAGAGGAATTAACGCTTTCGACAGCTGCCTATGAGCCGGAAGAACTTGCCGAAGGGGAAGTGAATCCGTTGGTTATTTGGCTGCACGGCCAAGGAGAAGGCGGGACCGATCCCGACATCGCCATCCTTGGGAATGAAGTGTCCGCATTGGCAAAAGAGGAAATCCAGTCGTATTTCCAAACCGATAACGTGACCGGTACGTACGTTCTGGCTGTCCAAACGCCTACCTATTGGATGGATGAAGGGGACGGAACGAACGGCAACGGCAGCGGCATCTCCCGATACACCGAAATCTTGATGGATACGATCAATGATTATGTCGCTGCGCATCCTGATGTCGATACCGACCGCATCTATCTGGGCGGTTGCTCGAACGGCGGCTACATGACCATGAATATGGTCATCCAATACCCTGACTATTTTGCAGCGGCTTATCCCGTCTGCGAGGCTTATGCTTATTATGAATATGAGCGCAACAGCGACGGCACGTACGTGAAAACGAATGACGAAGCTACCGGAACATCGAGTTTTGTGAAGACAGATCAAGTTTGGTTCACCGAGGAAAAAATCCAGGCGATCAAAGACCTGCCGATCTGGCTTGTCCAATCTGAGGATGATCCGGTTGTCGTGCCTATGAATTACATGCTGCCTACTTACCAGGCACTCGTCCAGGCAGGTGCCGAAAACACTTGGATGTCCTACTACGAAACAGTCGAAGGGACGGACAGCCCAGGCACTACTTACCTAGGCCACTTCTCCTGGGTCTACTTGTTCAATAACCAGGTGACTGGCGTCCAGGACAAAGAGGCAATCGCGGCCGCCACTGATGCTGAAACGTTCGGCGCAGAGCCGAGCAACACTACCGGAGGGGGCGCAGCGACAGCGACAGTCGGCGAAACCACTTATGCGAATATTTTCGAGTGGCTGAATGCGCAATCAAGATAA
- a CDS encoding AraC family transcriptional regulator: MRYHHEIIEPDPELPVFYIFHNERKDSGVLAHWHKSLEISYTMSGKISEFTIGGTVHETNAGDILVINSNEVHSIWDEHNQTKALSLIFPYAFIKSEIPDYDNKSFRLTNRLAYSELQREKLGELRSLLDQYFVVMESAGAVKARLLLKGMLYQILFLLDAHFSVPKTDKNSGISSLPLISAITEYIDENLEKDLAVNKLAAAFQLSYTHLCRLFKKETGSTIHSYIVEQRLNKAVKLLMFTDKNIRYIVDACGFPNQKSFSSAFKNKYGMTPKRYRDENKA, from the coding sequence ATGCGTTATCATCATGAAATCATCGAACCGGATCCGGAACTTCCCGTTTTCTATATTTTTCACAACGAGCGGAAGGATTCCGGTGTCCTTGCCCATTGGCACAAATCACTGGAAATCAGCTATACAATGTCCGGAAAAATCAGTGAATTCACGATCGGTGGTACCGTCCACGAAACGAACGCCGGCGACATCCTTGTCATCAATTCAAATGAAGTCCATTCCATCTGGGACGAGCATAATCAGACGAAAGCTTTGTCGCTCATTTTCCCGTATGCCTTCATCAAATCCGAGATACCCGATTACGACAACAAAAGCTTCCGTTTGACGAACCGGCTTGCCTATTCGGAGCTGCAAAGAGAGAAGTTGGGTGAGTTGCGCAGCTTGCTGGACCAGTACTTTGTCGTTATGGAAAGCGCCGGCGCCGTCAAAGCCAGACTTTTGCTGAAAGGGATGCTGTACCAGATCCTTTTCCTTCTGGATGCGCACTTTTCTGTCCCAAAAACGGATAAGAACAGTGGCATCTCCTCGTTGCCGCTGATTTCCGCCATAACGGAATACATCGATGAGAATCTGGAAAAAGATCTGGCGGTCAATAAATTGGCAGCGGCCTTCCAACTCTCCTATACGCATCTGTGCAGATTGTTCAAAAAGGAAACCGGCAGCACCATCCACAGCTATATTGTCGAACAACGCCTCAACAAAGCAGTGAAACTGCTGATGTTCACCGACAAAAATATCCGCTATATCGTGGACGCCTGCGGATTTCCGAATCAAAAATCCTTTTCGTCGGCCTTCAAAAACAAATATGGCATGACGCCGAAACGTTACCGTGATGAGAATAAGGCATAA
- the mnmG gene encoding tRNA uridine-5-carboxymethylaminomethyl(34) synthesis enzyme MnmG: MNRFEAGSFDVIVVGAGHAGSEAALAAARMGCSTMLVTIDLNMVAFMPCNPSIGGPAKGVVVREIDALGGEMGRNIDKTYIQMRMLNTGKGPAVQALRAQADKDDYAHHMKHTIEKQENLLLKQAIVEELIVEDGEVKGVVTHTGAVYRAGAVVITAGTSSRGKIIIGDLVYSSGPNNSQPSIKLSENLLDLGFELARFKTGTPPRVMASTIDYSKTEEQPGDVEPNHFSFLSKDEDYLKDQLSCWLTYTSPESHEIIRDNLHRAPMFTGIVEGVGARYCPSIEDKIVRFDDKPRHQLFLEPEGRENEEVYVQGLSTSLPEDVQLDLIRSVPGMENAQMMRTGYAIEYDVVKPHQLRLSLETKLVKNLFTAGQTNGTSGYEEAAGQGIIAGINAALAVQGKEPFILKRSDGYIGVMIDDLVTKGTMEPYRLLTSRAEYRLLLRHDNADFRLTEMSREIGLVTEERYETFREKKQAVEKEIARLESTRLKPTEELQAFLAEQNSAPLKDGILFADLLKRPELKYEGLIAFAPLEEALPKEVIKQVEVQIKYAGYIKKAAEKVDKLKKMEEKRIPANIDYDAINGIANEAKQNLKKIQPETIAQASRISGVNPADISVLMVYVTQGKIAKVSE, translated from the coding sequence ATGAACAGATTTGAAGCTGGAAGTTTTGATGTGATTGTTGTGGGAGCCGGACATGCCGGATCAGAGGCGGCGCTTGCCGCAGCGCGTATGGGATGCAGCACGATGCTGGTTACCATCGATTTGAACATGGTTGCCTTTATGCCCTGCAACCCATCCATCGGCGGGCCTGCGAAAGGTGTCGTCGTAAGGGAAATCGATGCATTGGGCGGCGAAATGGGACGCAACATCGATAAGACGTATATCCAAATGCGCATGCTGAACACAGGGAAGGGACCTGCCGTCCAAGCGTTGCGCGCACAAGCGGATAAGGATGACTATGCCCATCATATGAAGCACACCATCGAAAAACAAGAGAACCTGCTGCTGAAGCAAGCCATCGTTGAGGAATTGATCGTGGAAGACGGTGAAGTCAAGGGCGTAGTGACGCATACAGGCGCCGTTTACCGCGCTGGGGCCGTCGTCATCACAGCCGGAACCTCTTCCCGAGGAAAAATCATCATCGGGGACTTGGTTTACTCTTCCGGACCGAACAACTCGCAGCCGTCCATCAAGTTATCCGAAAATCTGTTGGATCTGGGATTTGAATTGGCGCGCTTCAAGACCGGAACGCCGCCGCGGGTGATGGCTTCGACCATCGATTATTCCAAAACCGAGGAACAGCCCGGTGACGTCGAGCCGAACCATTTCAGCTTCCTTTCCAAAGATGAAGACTATCTGAAGGATCAATTATCCTGCTGGCTGACTTATACGAGTCCGGAAAGCCATGAGATCATCCGCGACAATCTCCACCGCGCGCCGATGTTCACCGGCATCGTCGAAGGGGTAGGTGCCCGCTATTGCCCGTCGATCGAAGACAAAATCGTCCGTTTCGACGACAAGCCGCGCCACCAGCTCTTCCTGGAGCCGGAAGGCCGCGAAAACGAAGAAGTCTATGTGCAAGGGTTGTCCACCTCGTTGCCGGAGGATGTACAGCTTGATCTGATCCGTTCCGTGCCGGGGATGGAAAATGCCCAAATGATGCGGACAGGCTATGCCATCGAATACGATGTCGTGAAACCGCACCAGCTGCGCCTTTCCTTGGAGACAAAACTGGTGAAGAATCTGTTCACTGCCGGTCAAACAAACGGCACATCCGGTTATGAAGAAGCTGCCGGACAAGGCATCATCGCCGGCATCAATGCCGCGTTGGCTGTGCAAGGAAAAGAACCTTTCATCCTGAAACGCAGCGATGGCTACATCGGCGTCATGATCGATGATCTGGTCACAAAAGGGACGATGGAGCCTTACCGCTTGCTGACTTCCCGCGCCGAGTACCGGCTGTTGCTTCGCCATGACAATGCTGACTTCCGCTTGACCGAGATGAGCCGCGAAATCGGTTTGGTGACGGAAGAACGCTATGAGACATTCCGGGAGAAAAAACAGGCTGTCGAAAAGGAAATCGCCCGCCTCGAAAGCACCCGCCTGAAACCGACTGAAGAGCTGCAGGCTTTCCTTGCGGAACAAAATTCAGCTCCGCTGAAGGACGGCATTCTGTTTGCTGATCTGCTGAAGCGTCCGGAACTGAAATATGAAGGTCTGATTGCTTTTGCACCGCTTGAAGAAGCCTTGCCGAAAGAGGTCATCAAGCAAGTGGAAGTGCAGATCAAATATGCTGGCTACATCAAAAAAGCTGCCGAAAAAGTGGATAAGCTGAAGAAGATGGAAGAAAAGCGCATCCCTGCGAACATCGATTACGATGCGATCAACGGAATAGCGAACGAAGCCAAACAGAACCTGAAGAAGATCCAACCGGAAACGATTGCCCAAGCAAGCCGGATCAGCGGCGTCAACCCAGCCGATATTTCCGTATTGATGGTCTACGTGACCCAAGGAAAAATCGCCAAAGTTTCAGAGTAA
- the mnmE gene encoding tRNA uridine-5-carboxymethylaminomethyl(34) synthesis GTPase MnmE — protein sequence MITNEFDTIAAISTPPGEGAIGIVRLSGDQAIQIADTLYRAGTKHLADVATHTINYGHLYDPRTGDMIDEVMVSVMHGPKTFTREDVVEINCHGGVVSVNRILQTILQNGARMAEPGEFTKRAFLNGRIDLSQAEAVMDLIRAKTDRAMNVALHQLDGKLSGMIRDIRQIILNTLAEVEVNIDYPEYDDVEEVTTKLLKERTIEVRGHIQHLLDTAKQGKILREGLQTAIIGRPNVGKSSLLNRLLREEKAIVTDIAGTTRDTIEEYVNVRGVPLKLIDTAGIRETDDVVEKIGVERSRKALAEADLILLLINQNEGLTEEDKQLLEDTKDMNRIILMNKMDLEAKMTTGELEPWSDPERIIETSMLSETGLDQLEKQITKMFFSGETGEKDATYVSNVRHIALLNDAMDSLDEVLSGIESGMPIDLVQIDFTRCWDLLGEITGDSVQDELLTQLFTQFCLGK from the coding sequence ATGATTACAAATGAATTTGATACTATCGCCGCCATTTCGACGCCGCCTGGAGAAGGGGCCATCGGAATCGTACGTTTGAGCGGAGATCAAGCAATCCAGATAGCCGATACATTATACCGAGCCGGGACGAAGCACTTGGCCGATGTCGCCACACACACCATCAATTACGGTCACCTATATGATCCGCGCACAGGCGACATGATCGACGAAGTCATGGTGTCTGTCATGCATGGACCGAAGACGTTCACCCGCGAAGATGTCGTGGAAATCAACTGCCACGGCGGTGTCGTGAGCGTCAACCGGATTCTGCAGACGATTCTACAGAACGGCGCCCGCATGGCGGAGCCCGGGGAATTCACAAAGCGTGCCTTCCTGAACGGCCGGATCGATTTGTCGCAGGCCGAAGCAGTCATGGACTTGATCCGTGCCAAAACCGATCGTGCGATGAACGTGGCTTTGCATCAGTTGGACGGCAAATTATCAGGCATGATCCGGGATATCCGTCAGATCATCCTGAACACATTGGCTGAGGTGGAAGTGAACATCGACTACCCGGAATACGATGATGTCGAGGAAGTGACGACGAAGCTCTTGAAGGAACGCACGATTGAAGTGCGCGGACACATCCAGCATTTGTTGGATACCGCCAAGCAAGGAAAGATCCTCCGTGAAGGCCTTCAGACAGCCATCATCGGCCGCCCCAACGTAGGGAAATCCAGTTTGCTGAACCGCCTGTTGCGCGAAGAGAAAGCCATCGTGACGGACATCGCCGGCACAACCCGTGATACGATCGAGGAATACGTAAACGTCAGAGGCGTTCCATTGAAGCTGATCGACACTGCGGGCATCCGCGAAACGGATGACGTCGTGGAAAAAATCGGGGTCGAACGCAGCCGCAAAGCCTTGGCCGAAGCGGATCTGATTCTGCTGCTGATCAACCAGAACGAAGGGCTGACGGAAGAAGACAAACAGCTTTTGGAAGACACAAAGGACATGAACCGCATCATCCTGATGAACAAAATGGATCTGGAAGCGAAGATGACGACCGGTGAGCTGGAACCTTGGAGCGATCCTGAAAGAATCATCGAAACATCGATGCTGAGCGAAACCGGACTGGACCAATTGGAAAAACAGATCACGAAGATGTTCTTCTCAGGGGAAACCGGCGAGAAGGATGCGACCTATGTATCAAATGTCCGCCATATCGCGCTCTTGAACGATGCGATGGATTCGCTGGATGAAGTGCTGAGCGGCATCGAATCAGGCATGCCGATCGACCTTGTCCAGATCGATTTCACCCGTTGCTGGGACCTGCTCGGAGAAATCACCGGCGACAGCGTCCAAGACGAACTCCTCACCCAATTGTTTACACAGTTCTGTTTGGGGAAATAA
- a CDS encoding zinc-binding dehydrogenase: MVKTLIHSGKVGLEGLKWEDRAEQPAGPSEIKIKVKAAGLNHRDLFALSQAHEKHPVVIGSDAAGIVAAVGAEVTRFKIGDEVMLYPGNGWRENSDTAPETFTILGSSEQGAMVEEIVVSEANAVHKPAHLSWEEAGVLSLSALTAYRALFTKGGVAEGMKVLIPGIGGGVATYLLQFAKAAGATVYVTSRSKEKLAKALQYGADKGLLHDEDWVEAMGGGKVDVVIESVGAATFDKSLDAVRRGGTIVTFGSSTGDLVTFDLRKFFYGQYTLKGSTMGSFEEYEEMIRFVEEHDLHPVVDAVYPAEEFREAFQRLESAEQTGKIALQIG; the protein is encoded by the coding sequence ATGGTGAAAACATTGATTCACAGCGGAAAAGTCGGATTGGAAGGTTTGAAATGGGAAGACCGCGCGGAACAGCCGGCAGGACCTTCTGAGATAAAAATAAAGGTCAAGGCAGCCGGATTGAATCATCGCGACCTTTTTGCCTTGAGCCAAGCGCATGAGAAGCATCCGGTTGTTATCGGATCAGATGCTGCCGGCATCGTTGCGGCTGTCGGAGCAGAAGTGACACGTTTCAAAATCGGTGATGAAGTGATGCTTTATCCCGGCAATGGCTGGCGCGAGAACAGCGACACAGCTCCGGAAACTTTCACGATCCTCGGTAGTTCGGAGCAGGGGGCCATGGTGGAAGAAATCGTTGTTTCCGAAGCGAATGCTGTCCATAAACCGGCCCATCTGTCTTGGGAAGAAGCAGGCGTCCTCTCCCTGTCCGCGTTGACGGCTTACCGCGCCCTATTCACAAAAGGTGGAGTGGCAGAAGGCATGAAAGTCCTGATACCAGGCATCGGCGGCGGAGTGGCCACCTACCTCCTGCAATTCGCCAAGGCCGCTGGAGCGACGGTATATGTCACATCGCGCTCGAAAGAAAAATTGGCGAAGGCGCTGCAGTACGGAGCCGACAAAGGCTTGCTGCACGATGAGGATTGGGTGGAAGCGATGGGCGGCGGAAAAGTGGATGTCGTAATCGAATCGGTCGGAGCAGCCACTTTCGACAAATCGCTGGATGCGGTCCGTAGGGGCGGCACCATCGTGACTTTCGGCTCATCGACGGGTGATCTGGTCACCTTCGATCTGCGGAAATTCTTTTACGGGCAGTACACGCTGAAAGGTTCGACGATGGGCAGTTTTGAAGAATATGAAGAGATGATCCGTTTTGTTGAGGAACATGATCTCCATCCAGTGGTGGATGCCGTTTATCCGGCAGAGGAGTTCAGGGAGGCTTTCCAGCGGCTGGAAAGTGCCGAGCAGACAGGGAAAATTGCCCTGCAGATCGGCTGA